A region from the Bacillus sp. BGMRC 2118 genome encodes:
- the nadE gene encoding ammonia-dependent NAD(+) synthetase — protein MPESIQSKIIAELQVKPEINPKEEIRARVDFLKNYLLHSKAKGFVLGISGGQDSTLAGRLCQLAVEELRSEGKDATFITVRLPYGTQKDEEDAQAALQFIKSDRQMTFNILHAVDAIATEFQSSADESLSDFNKGNVKARMRMIAQYAIGGQHGLLVIGTDHAAEAITGFFTKYGDGGADLLPLSGLSKRQGRALLQELGADERLYLKAPTADLLDQKPGQTDETELGMTYEEIDDYLEGKSIPAAAAKKLEKRYLMTEHKRQLPASMFDEWWEK, from the coding sequence ATGCCCGAAAGTATACAAAGTAAAATTATTGCAGAATTACAAGTTAAGCCTGAAATTAATCCAAAAGAAGAAATTAGAGCAAGAGTGGATTTTCTAAAAAACTATTTACTCCATTCTAAGGCAAAAGGTTTTGTGCTGGGTATTAGTGGGGGGCAAGATTCAACACTAGCGGGTCGTTTATGTCAACTGGCAGTTGAAGAACTTAGAAGTGAAGGTAAAGATGCTACTTTTATTACGGTCCGTCTACCATATGGGACGCAGAAAGATGAAGAAGATGCACAAGCAGCCTTACAATTTATTAAGTCAGATCGCCAAATGACTTTTAACATTTTACATGCAGTAGATGCAATTGCCACTGAGTTTCAGTCCTCAGCTGATGAGTCATTATCGGACTTCAACAAAGGAAACGTAAAAGCTAGAATGAGAATGATTGCTCAATATGCTATTGGTGGGCAGCATGGACTGTTAGTCATTGGGACAGATCATGCAGCTGAAGCGATTACAGGTTTCTTTACGAAATATGGAGACGGTGGTGCAGACCTTTTACCACTAAGCGGGTTAAGTAAACGTCAGGGAAGGGCGTTGCTACAGGAGCTTGGTGCAGATGAGCGTTTATATTTAAAGGCGCCGACAGCAGATTTATTAGATCAAAAGCCGGGCCAAACAGACGAGACTGAGTTAGGAATGACGTATGAAGAAATTGATGACTATTTAGAAGGAAAATCGATTCCCGCAGCAGCTGCAAAAAAACTTGAGAAACGTTATTTAATGACCGAACACAAACGCCAATTACCAGCATCAATGTTTGATGAGTGGTGGGAAAAGTAA
- the nadD gene encoding nicotinate (nicotinamide) nucleotide adenylyltransferase: MARIGIYGSSFDPITNVHLWTASTVAHRCHLDQVIFLPCSSKRKDKTMNTNDEHRWNMVQLAIENNEIFVADDYEMKQEAWKISTYETLNYYKKKFPNDDVFFIMGADLLVDIGEGKWGNEEPLVKENRFIVMARDGINMLKTIGRSPLLRNHDDGNTFHLVDKGLAMEISSTYIREEFALGGEPRYLLPEKCYSYIKEQSLYK, encoded by the coding sequence ATGGCAAGAATCGGGATATACGGCTCTTCCTTTGATCCAATAACAAATGTTCACCTATGGACGGCGAGCACGGTTGCTCATCGCTGTCACTTAGACCAAGTCATTTTTTTACCGTGTTCTAGTAAACGTAAAGATAAAACAATGAATACAAATGACGAACATAGATGGAACATGGTTCAACTTGCAATAGAAAATAATGAAATATTTGTTGCAGATGATTACGAAATGAAGCAAGAAGCTTGGAAAATATCTACGTATGAAACGTTAAATTATTACAAAAAGAAATTTCCGAATGATGACGTTTTCTTTATTATGGGAGCAGATTTACTTGTTGATATCGGGGAAGGTAAGTGGGGGAATGAGGAGCCTTTAGTAAAGGAAAACCGTTTTATCGTGATGGCAAGAGATGGAATAAATATGCTTAAAACAATTGGCAGGTCACCTTTACTACGTAATCATGATGATGGAAACACGTTTCATTTAGTAGACAAGGGATTGGCAATGGAGATTAGTTCCACATATATTCGTGAAGAGTTTGCGCTCGGCGGTGAGCCACGCTATTTACTTCCGGAAAAATGCTATAGTTATATTAAAGAACAATCGCTTTATAAATAG
- a CDS encoding nicotinate phosphoribosyltransferase, whose translation MTKFTDDSLALHTDLYQINMAEAYWYDGFHNKQAVFEVYFRKLPFQNGYAIFAGLEKIIHFLKDFSFSESDIEYLKEQGYKEDFLGFLRQIRFTGTVQSMKEGELVFANEPIMRITAPLAEVQLIETPILNIINYQTLIATKASRIKQVVGNDIAMEFGTRRAQEMDAAIWGTRAAYIAGFDSTSNVRAGKLFGIPVSGTHAHSMVQAYQDEYTAFKKYAARQKDKDCTFLVDTYDTLKSGVPNAIRVAKEEGDNINFKGIRLDSGDLAYLSKEARKMLDEAGFEKAKIAASNDLDEYTIMNLKAQGARIDVWGIGTKLITAYDQPALGAVYKLVAIEDENGEMVDTIKISGNPEKVLTPGRKKVYRIINKVNQKSEGDYIALEHEEPQKEKRLKMFHPVHTYISKFVTNFEAKELHHTIFDNGKLVYEIPTLEEMRELVKESLALLWDEYKRPTMPEEYPVDLSQECWNNKMKKIEEVKQKVEEMIASK comes from the coding sequence CCATTTCAGAATGGATATGCCATATTTGCAGGATTAGAGAAAATCATTCATTTCCTGAAAGATTTCTCATTCTCTGAGTCCGATATTGAGTATTTGAAAGAACAAGGATATAAAGAAGATTTTCTTGGATTTTTAAGACAAATCAGATTCACAGGTACGGTACAGTCTATGAAAGAAGGTGAGTTAGTATTTGCTAACGAACCGATTATGCGTATTACAGCACCATTAGCTGAAGTACAGCTGATTGAGACTCCTATACTAAATATCATTAACTATCAAACATTAATTGCGACAAAGGCTTCTCGTATTAAACAAGTTGTAGGAAATGATATTGCTATGGAATTTGGTACGAGAAGAGCACAGGAAATGGATGCCGCGATTTGGGGGACAAGAGCAGCCTACATTGCAGGCTTTGATTCAACGTCAAACGTAAGAGCAGGGAAGCTATTTGGAATTCCAGTATCCGGTACACACGCCCACTCCATGGTCCAGGCATACCAAGATGAATATACGGCATTTAAGAAATATGCGGCTAGACAAAAGGATAAAGATTGTACATTTTTGGTAGATACGTATGACACACTTAAGTCAGGAGTACCAAACGCGATTCGTGTAGCTAAAGAAGAAGGAGACAATATTAACTTTAAAGGTATTCGGTTAGATAGTGGTGATTTAGCTTATTTATCGAAAGAAGCAAGAAAAATGTTGGATGAAGCAGGATTTGAAAAGGCAAAAATTGCTGCTTCTAATGATTTAGATGAATATACGATTATGAATTTAAAAGCTCAAGGTGCTCGAATCGACGTTTGGGGTATCGGGACTAAACTGATCACCGCATATGACCAGCCCGCATTAGGAGCTGTTTATAAACTCGTTGCGATTGAAGATGAAAATGGTGAAATGGTTGATACGATAAAAATAAGTGGCAATCCTGAGAAAGTCTTAACTCCCGGTCGGAAAAAGGTTTATCGAATTATAAATAAGGTGAATCAGAAATCTGAGGGTGATTATATTGCGTTAGAACATGAGGAACCTCAGAAGGAAAAGCGGCTCAAAATGTTTCACCCCGTTCATACGTATATCAGTAAGTTTGTGACAAACTTTGAGGCAAAGGAGCTACATCATACAATTTTTGATAACGGAAAGTTAGTCTACGAAATCCCAACACTCGAAGAAATGCGAGAGCTTGTAAAGGAAAGCCTAGCGTTACTATGGGATGAATACAAGCGACCAACAATGCCTGAAGAGTACCCTGTTGATTTAAGTCAAGAATGTTGGAATAACAAGATGAAAAAGATTGAAGAAGTGAAACAAAAGGTAGAAGAAATGATTGCAAGTAAATAG